The sequence below is a genomic window from Candidatus Peregrinibacteria bacterium.
AGTAGGAAGCGTAATAGTTTTTTCTTTTTTTTCAAATTTTCCTGCAGCCATTGCATAAAGATACGGAGACATAGGAACATCACTTTCAAAAGTGACACTATGGCGTCCATTTTCTAAATCTTTTGATTCTGTCTTTTCTCCAGTGGCCAGAAGGGTCGAGAATTTGTCTTTTTCTGCGAGGATGGTAGTCTTCCATTTTTTCGGTTTTACATCGGGTCTATCAAAGAACGGGATGAGTCGTCTCATTCCTTCTGCTTCTAATTGTGTGAGGAGAGTTGTACTGTCTCCATCGGGAGATGCATAAAGTCCCAAGAGTTGCTTATTCTCACTCGGATCCAAAACATGTTTCGTTGACACTTGAAATGTTTCCCCTTTAGTTTTAGGAGCAGTAAATGAAATTGATGTTTCTGTCTTTTCAAATTTAGTTTCAGCACCATTTACTTGGAATGCATCAGAATTTATATCAATACCAATTGCGTCCAATGTGACAGTTCGAGCGCCTGCATCAATTTCTGAACTAGCGCATTTCATCTCGAGGACAGCGGATACTTCTACACGTGTTTCGTCAATGATACTAAAAACTATTTCCACCGACTCAATATCATATTCTGGCGGTTTATAATCGGCACGGCGGACTACTTTTGGTGCTTCGAGAGCTACTACCATAAAAATATGAGTTTTTACATTTAAAAAATGCACACGAGAAGACATATTAATAGAAAGTTAATATTTGTCAAACGTCTCGTATTGGAAAGAAGAACTACGAGAATTGCATATTCGGCGAAAAAATTATTTTCAATGTCTTTTTTTCAGCTCTTCCACAACTTGCTGAATCGTTATATCTTTCTCTGAAAGAAGCACGAGAAGGTGGAAAATTAGATCCGCTGATTCTTCAATTATTCTTTGCGAAGTTTCATTCTTCGCGGCTTCAATAACTTCTCCACTTTCTTCTTCCACTTTTTCACAAATTCGTTTCAGTCCAGATTGAAAGAGTTCTGCAGTATATGAATTTTTCGGAAGTTTTTTTTTCCGATCTTGAAGAAGTTCAAAGAGATATTCGAGAAAGAAAATATTGGATTTTTTATTTTCTCCGAAGCATGAAGAAGTTCCTGTGTGGCATGTTGGTCCTTTTGGAATTGCCTGAATTAAAATTGTGTCGTTATCACAATCGAGTTTTGCATCCTGAAATTCGAGAATGTTTCCGCTTTCTTCGCCTTTCATCCACAGACGATTTTTGGAACGACTGAAAAACCACACTTTCTTTGTTTCAAAACTTTTTTCGAGAGCTTCCCGATTCATATATCCGAGCATGAGAACTTCGCGTGTCACGGAATCCTGAATGATCGCAGGAAGAAGACCGGAGTTTTTGGAGAAGTCAGCGTTTGTGGTGATATTTTTTGTCATATTGAAAGGAATAAGGAATTAGGAATCAGGAATTAAGGAGACTGTAGTGAAGGCGCGACCGCGCTTTTTGGAGTGGCGACGATGTGGACCGTCGCTTTCAGGGCGTCATCGGAAGGCGCGAATCCCTATCCGCGCTGTATTTATATTCGAAGAGGAATTCTCTTTACACGAAGATATTTTTTCAGATCAGAAATTTCGAGTTCTCGAAAATGGAATAAACTTGCTGCGAGAGCAGCATCGGCTTTTCCTTTTGTAAATGCTTCGAGGAAATGTTTTTTTGTTCCTGCTCCGCTGGAAGCAATTACCGGAATATTCACATTCTCTGAAACTCTCTGAAGAAGTTCGAGATCATATCCGAGTTTTGTTCCGTCTCGGTCCAGTGAATTCACGAGAAGTTCACCAGCGCCAAGTTTTTCCATTTGTTTCGAGAATTGAATTGCATCGATTCCTGTATTTTCTCGTCCGCCGTTGATATATATTTCCCATTTTTTCCCTGATTTTTTTGGATCGACGGAAATTACAATTGCCTGTGAACCAAATTCTCGAGCTGCTTTTCGAATAAGTTCTGGATTTTTGACAGCGACAGAACCAATGGAAACTTTATCTGCACCAGCTTTGAGGATGTCTCTGATATCATCGAGACTTTGAATTCCTCCGCCAACGGTGAAAGGAATATGTATTTCTTTTGCCACTTTTTTCACAAGTTCCAGAAGAGTTTTTCGTTTTTCATTTGTCGCGGTAATGTCGAGAAAAACGAGTTCATCAATTCCCATTTTTGAATACATTTTTGCGAGTTCGACAGGATCCCCCGCATCTCGCAAATTTGTAAAATTTGTGCCTTTGACAATTCTTCCTTTGTCGATGTCCATGCAGGCTATTACTCGCTTCGCGAATGAATTACGAATTACGAATGACGAATTACAAATTGATTTTTTGTATTTTGTACTTTGTGTTTTGTACTTATTGCTTATTGCTGACTGCTGATCGCTGACGGCTTGTAAATTTATTTTTCCTTCATACACCGCTTTCCCAATCACGACACCTCTTGCGCCCATTCGTCGAATCTTCTCGACATCTTTTTCAAATGAAATTCCACCAGCAACAATCACTTCGAATCCTGACCGTAAAACTTTTTCGATACTTTCAAAATTCGGTCCATTCATCATTCCATCTCGAAGAATATCCGTGAAGATAATAATTTTGATGCCAAAAGATTTGAGTGCTACTAAGAAATCGGAGAAGGGAATATTCATTAAGTTTTTCCATCCATCTGTTGCGATCATTCCATTTTTTGCATCCACTGAAACGACAATTCTCTCAGTACCAAATTCACGAACTAATTTTTTGATCAATCCTGGATTTTTAATTGCAGAAGTTCCCAGAATTATGCGATCAATTCCATTTTTTAAGAATTTCTTTGCATCCTCAAATGTGCGAATTCCTCCTCCTGCTTGAACCATGATTCGTGTGATTTTCTTGATTTCTTTAATGATTTCGAAGTTCATTGGTTTTCCATCTCTTGCTCCATTGAGATCAATAATGTGAATTCCAGTAGCGCCGTCGGATGCGAACTGTTTTGCGATTTCTAACCGATTGTCTGAATACTTCGTCACTTTGTTATAATCGCCTTGAAGAAGTCGAACACACTTTCCATCGAGAAAATCGATTGCTGGAAGAATTTCAAAAGGTTTAGAATCTTTTTCCATACAATATTTTGATGGTATTTTCGATATATCTGACAATTGAGATTCCCGCTTCCGCGGGAATGACAAAAGAGGAAGTCGACAGAAGTTTTTGAGAAGTTTCATTCCGAGAGAACCTGATTTTTCCGGGTGAAATTGCACTCCATAAAAATTGTCTTTTCGAAGTATTGCAGAAAATTCAGTTCCATAATTTCCTTTTCCAAGAACAAATTCATTGTTCCTGTCGACGTAATAAGAATTGGCAAAGTAAAAAAATTCATTACTTTGAATTCCATTGAAAATCGGATCATCTTGCATGAACGCCACTCGATTCCATCCCATTTGTGGAATTTTTAATTGTTTTGATCGAAACTTCTTTACTTTTCCCGGAAGAATTCTGAGGCACTTCGTATCATCTTCTTCAGAAAATTCAAAGAGAATTTGCATTCCGAGACAAATTCCGAGGAAGGGAACTTTTATTTGTCGAATCACTTCGACAAGTTTTTGCTTTTTCAGTTCTTTCATTGCTTGTGAAGCTCTTCCTTGACCCGGAAAAATTACTTTTGAAGCTTTTTGAATTACCTTTGGATCAGATGTTACGACATATTTTATTCCGAGCTTTGTAAGAGCGTTTTCCAGTGATGCAATGTTGCCGGCGTTGTAGTTAACGATAGCGATCATAAGAAGTGGTATGTGACATTGTTTTAAAGATGATGGAAATAAATTTTTAATTTTTTAATTTTGAAATTTCCAAAGAATTTTTAAGCACTAATTTTTAAACATTAAAAATTTAGAAATTAGGATTTATTTTGAAATTTAAAATTTGAAATTAAAAATTTTCTGAAGCTACAATTTTCCCTTAGTACTGGGCAAAATGTCCTTTCCTCTCGGATCATTCTCCACCGCCATTTTCAGCGCTCGTGCAAGTCCTTTGAAACACGCTTCGATCATGTGGTGTTCATTTTCACCTTTGATCTGAATATTCAGTGTCGCTTTAAGTCCGTCTGCGAATGAACGAAAAAAATGTTTCAGCATTTCCGTGGGAAGATCACCGACTTTTTCGCGTTTGAATTTCGCTTTGAAAACAGTATAACTTCGTCCAGAAAGATCGAGCGCAACGCGCGCAAGAGATTCATCCATGGGCATTAAAAATCCAAAACGCTGAATTCCTTTTTTATCTCCCAGCGCTTTCAGAATACATTCTCCGAGCGCAATTCCGGTATCTTCAATCGTGTGGTGCTCATCAACATAAAGGTCGCCTTTCACATTCAAATCAATGTCGATCAGAGAATGTTTCGACAGCTGTTCGAGCATGTGATTAAAAAATCCAAGACCAGTTTCGATCTTGTATTTCCCGGTTCCATCAAGATTTACCGTGATGGAAATCTTTGTTTCGGTGGTATTTCTGGTGACGGAAGCGATTCGAGGTTTCATAAAATGAAGAATAAAAAATAAAAAATGCCAAATGAAAAAAATTATGAATTGCAAACAAATTGACGAATCTGCCGGGTTCGAAACGCGCCATTCGTCTCCGCTTTGATAAATTGGATTCTAATATTTTTTGCAAATTCAGAATCAGTGACGCGATCGCCATACATAAATGACTTCTGAAAATCGATATTCGCAGTTTTCAGCCACTCATCCACAAGCCCTGTCTTTGGCTTTCGACAATTGCAATTTTCTTCTGAAAAATGTGGACAAATGAATATTTTCTCAAACTCAATTCCGTTTTCCTTGAAAATTTCGAGCATTCGATTTTGAGGCACTTGAAATTCTTCCAAAGGAAATAATTGAGTTCCGAGTCCATCTTGATTCGAAACCATAATGAATTTGTAGTTCTGATCTCTCAAAAACTGGAGTCCTGTGATGACTCCATCAAGAATTTGAAGGACTTCGAGACTTCCGATCTGAAAAGTATCTTGCGGTTCGAGTATGAGTGCGCCATCGCGGTCGAGAAATGCGTAGGTGGTGGACATAGGAATTGAAGATTATAATAAGTTTAGAAATTTGCATTTTATCGTTTTATATTGTATTATATGCATTAAGATTCGTTTTTTCCCAATTTATATATGGCTTCAGAGAAAAATTTATTTGAAAAAACATATGTAAAGAAACCCCTCGCGCTATTAAATGGGCCAACTTATAATTATTCTTTCGAAAAGATAAAAACAACAATAAGAGAAGAACTTATATTGTACGGATTTGTCGATTTTGAAGTTTTTGAGATTAGAAGTAATAACGGAAATCTTGTTGTGGATGTAGTTGATAAATTTCGTCCTGACATTGAGGAAATACTGGCTAAGATAGAAGTTCCTGAAGGGTGTTCCATAGAATTTATTGATCCAACGGATCCGAGGGGTGGAGCGTTTGCAAATGTTAGTGCCTAGGCAGAGAAAAACTTTATTTTTCTTCATAAAAGTTGAGAAAAAACATCACAAAACCTCTCTATCTCTTTCATCGTTCCAATACTCACTCTTAAAAATCCTTCAATTCCTTTCTGCGTTTGCGGACGGATTCGGATTCCATTTTCTTCGAGCTTTTGAGCAAAATCAGATGTCGGAGATTCGAACAAAATAAAATTTGATCCACTTTTGTAAAATCGGATTTCATTTTTTTGGAAAAAATTTTCCACGAATGGTTTTGATTCATTCATGACTTCATCGACATAGGAATTGAGATTTTGAATGTCTTGAAGTGCAGCTTTAACCGCATAATATGCAAGAGAGTTGACGTCATACGGACCTCGTACTTTCATCATTTCCTGAATATTTTGAGCATTTGAAATCACATATCCAATTCTCAGTGCCACAAGTCCAAATGCTTTGGAAAATGTTCGTGTGACGATCAAATTCG
It includes:
- the hisF gene encoding imidazole glycerol phosphate synthase subunit HisF; this translates as MIAIVNYNAGNIASLENALTKLGIKYVVTSDPKVIQKASKVIFPGQGRASQAMKELKKQKLVEVIRQIKVPFLGICLGMQILFEFSEEDDTKCLRILPGKVKKFRSKQLKIPQMGWNRVAFMQDDPIFNGIQSNEFFYFANSYYVDRNNEFVLGKGNYGTEFSAILRKDNFYGVQFHPEKSGSLGMKLLKNFCRLPLLSFPRKRESQLSDISKIPSKYCMEKDSKPFEILPAIDFLDGKCVRLLQGDYNKVTKYSDNRLEIAKQFASDGATGIHIIDLNGARDGKPMNFEIIKEIKKITRIMVQAGGGIRTFEDAKKFLKNGIDRIILGTSAIKNPGLIKKLVREFGTERIVVSVDAKNGMIATDGWKNLMNIPFSDFLVALKSFGIKIIIFTDILRDGMMNGPNFESIEKVLRSGFEVIVAGGISFEKDVEKIRRMGARGVVIGKAVYEGKINLQAVSDQQSAISNKYKTQSTKYKKSICNSSFVIRNSFAKRVIACMDIDKGRIVKGTNFTNLRDAGDPVELAKMYSKMGIDELVFLDITATNEKRKTLLELVKKVAKEIHIPFTVGGGIQSLDDIRDILKAGADKVSIGSVAVKNPELIRKAAREFGSQAIVISVDPKKSGKKWEIYINGGRENTGIDAIQFSKQMEKLGAGELLVNSLDRDGTKLGYDLELLQRVSENVNIPVIASSGAGTKKHFLEAFTKGKADAALAASLFHFRELEISDLKKYLRVKRIPLRI
- a CDS encoding bifunctional phosphoribosyl-AMP cyclohydrolase/phosphoribosyl-ATP diphosphatase HisIE, with the translated sequence MTKNITTNADFSKNSGLLPAIIQDSVTREVLMLGYMNREALEKSFETKKVWFFSRSKNRLWMKGEESGNILEFQDAKLDCDNDTILIQAIPKGPTCHTGTSSCFGENKKSNIFFLEYLFELLQDRKKKLPKNSYTAELFQSGLKRICEKVEEESGEVIEAAKNETSQRIIEESADLIFHLLVLLSEKDITIQQVVEELKKRH